In Gemmatimonadota bacterium, the genomic window TGCACCCAGGACTGGGGATAGTCACCTCCCAGCTCGACTTCCTCGAGTGCGTCGATGTCCGTCGCACGCGTGTCGATGCTCAGCAGAACGTGCACCCGGTCCCGCGAGAAGCCGACTGGAATCCGGTTGCCGAACAGCACGTCGACGTTCTCGTCGGGTCGGTCCGCGCTCCACGCGGCAGTGCCGTAGTGGTAGAACTCGTCGACGATCGGCCAGCTCCCGCCCAACATTCTCGTCGCCGGATGCTCCTGGTCTTCGACCTTGAGGACGACGACGCGGTTTGGACCGACAGTGCGCCTGAAGTACGCACCCAGCATCTCCCCGAAGTCCGGATAGTCGTACAGCGTAAGCGCCGCGCAGTGCACGCCGATGAAGCCGCCGCCCTGCCGCACGAAGTCCACGAGCGCGCGCTTCTGCTCGTCGCGGAGCGGGAGGTTGCCGTTGGTCATCATCATCACGCCGTCGAACTGGGCCAGATACTCCGCCGTGATGATCGACAGGTCGAGCTCCTCCCGGTCCTGCAGATAGCCCTGCACCGTGGTGAGCTCATAGCCGGCTTCCTGTCCCCATGAGGCGACCGCCGTCTCCGCCGGCCCGAGGCTCGTATGCTTGTAGAGCGCCGCATGGGTCAGGAAGAGCAGCTTCTTCGGCGCCTGCGGACCGGGGGTGTTGACCGCGATTGGCTCCGCGACCGACGCATCCCGCGAAGCGACAGACCCTCCAGGCGAAGCGACGAACCCTCCAGGCGAAGCGGCGAAACCCCCAGCGTAGATGGCGAGCAAGCCGACCTTCATCGCAGCGCTCATGAAGTCCTCCTCGAGCGGTCGTACCGCTGTTGTGCCGCTTTGACCCGGGCGCCGACGGGCGTTCCCGTCAGTTAATTCGTACCGCGGTCCACGTTCCGTCGCGGGTCGTGGTTCCGAAAGGATCCGTCTGCGTCAGCGACAGGGTCCCGTTTTGCAGCTGGTTGGCGTTCGGGAAATCGCCATTCGCGTATCCCTCCCCCATACCCAGAACCTGTGCCCCACACCCGCTGCCGGTGAGTCCGACGAAAGTCCAATGGTCTCCCTGACCCGTGTGGGTGATGTTCCCACCGACCTCAGGCTGAAGAGTACAGGTCGCCCATAACGAGGACAATGAGAGTGCTCGGGGGGTCGGGCCGATCGACTGGCCGGCCTACGGAAGCGACCCGGGCGGCATGAAGTACTCCCCTCTCCGTCAGATCGATCGAGAGAGCGTGGGGCGGCT contains:
- a CDS encoding ThuA domain-containing protein, with translation MSAAMKVGLLAIYAGGFAASPGGFVASPGGSVASRDASVAEPIAVNTPGPQAPKKLLFLTHAALYKHTSLGPAETAVASWGQEAGYELTTVQGYLQDREELDLSIITAEYLAQFDGVMMMTNGNLPLRDEQKRALVDFVRQGGGFIGVHCAALTLYDYPDFGEMLGAYFRRTVGPNRVVVLKVEDQEHPATRMLGGSWPIVDEFYHYGTAAWSADRPDENVDVLFGNRIPVGFSRDRVHVLLSIDTRATDIDALEEVELGGDYPQSWVQDFGEGRSFYTSLGHRDDIWSNDPVFRAHVVGGIRWALGLEDG